The following coding sequences lie in one Glycine max cultivar Williams 82 chromosome 19, Glycine_max_v4.0, whole genome shotgun sequence genomic window:
- the LOC100794069 gene encoding WRKY transcription factor 44-like isoform X1 codes for MHIKEAERVVIAKPVASRPTCSTFKSFSELLAGAINASPAIPSSQTTVSAIRPKTVRFKPAMNQPPSGFVFSQADTFGAALDNSSEMSPKLDTKQSLIYKPTAKLVSKTTVSLLANMGNCSTSRQQTQQPMEANFQHSIHEKFRTNTSSNLDQSITPQTEINYQSSEPSKMVQQNIEEDQKVLTSSVNCDRPSYDGYNWRKYGQKQVKGSEYPRSYYKCTHPNCPVKKKVERSFDGNIAEIVYKGEHNHSKPQLHKRNSAAGTQGSGVVSDGIVQDMWSNSHSERNEGNEVRIENTGLSMHSDYYVKVPRPNDSALNVGATNAGGVSTENSCGLSGECEEGSKGFEAQEDEPRYKRRKNENQSNEAALSEEGLVEPRIVMQSFMDSEILGDGFRWRKYGQKVVKGNPYPRSYYRCTNIKCNVRKHVERAIDDPRSFVTTYEGKHNHEMPLKNTGTVASERDSQASLSKDKA; via the exons ATGCATATCAAGGAAGCAGAAAGGGTGGTCATTGCCAAACCAGTTGCATCAAGGCCAACTTGTTCTACTTTCAAATCTTTCTCAGAGCTCCTAGCAGGTGCAATCAATGCTTCTCCCGCTATTCCATCTTCTCAAACAACAGTTTCTGCCATTAGACCAAAGACAGTGAGGTTCAAGCCAGCAATGAATCAACCCCCTTCTGGGTTTGTTTTTTCTCAG GCTGATACTTTTGGAGCTGCACTTGATAATTCCTCTGAGATGAGTCCTAAACTTGACACCAAACAGTCCCTCATATACAAGCCAACGGCAAAACTCGTATCAAAGACAACTGTGTCTCTTTTGGCAAATATG GGAAATTGCAGTACTAGTCGGCAACAAACACAGCAACCAATGGAGGCCAATTTTCAACATTCCATCCATGAAAAATTTAGAACCAACACGAGCTCAAATCTTGATCAGAGTATTACCCCGCAAACAGAAATAAATTATCAGAGCAGTGAACCTAGTAAGATGGTGCAGCAGAACATAGAGGAGGACCAAAAAGTTTTAACATCCTCAGTCAATTGTGATCGACCTTCTTATGATGGTTACAACTGGAGAAAATATGGTCAAAAGCAAGTAAAAGGGAGCGAGTACCCGCGAAGTTACTACAAGTGCACACATCCTAATTGTCCAGTGAAAAAGAAGGTTGAAAGATCATTTGATGGGAATATTGCAGAAATTGTTTATAAAGGTGAACACAATCATTCGAAGCCACAGCTTCACAAGCGAAACTCAGCAGCAGGGACACAAGGATCAGGGGTTGTGTCTGATGGAATAGTTCAAGATATGTGGAGTAATAGTCACAGTGAGAGGAATGAAGGCAATGAAGTTAGAATTGAGAACACAGGACTGTCTATGCATTCAGATTATTATGTCAAAGTTCCACGGCCTAATGATTCTGCTCTAAATGTTGGTGCAACTAATGCTGGTGGAGTAAGCACGGAAAACTCGTGTGGTCTAAGTGGGGAATGTGAGGAAGGAAGCAAGGGATTTGAGGCACAGGAAGATGAACCCAGATATAAAAGAAG GAAAAATGAGAATCAATCCAATGAAGCAGCACTATCAGAGGAAGGATTAGTAGAGCCACGGATTGTGATGCAAAGTTTTATGGATTCTGAAATACTTGGAGATGGCTTTCGCTGGAGGAAATATGGGCAGAAGGTGGTGAAGGGCAATCCATATCCCAG AAGTTACTATAGATGTACTAATATCAAATGTAACGTTCGCAAACATGTGGAGAGAGCCATAGATGACCCAAGATCGTTTGTGACTACATATGAGGGAAAGCACAATCATGAGATGCCACTCAAGAACACAGGAACTGTAGCATCTGAAAGAGATTCACAGGCTTCTCTTAGTAAAGATAAAGCATGA